Genomic window (Capricornis sumatraensis isolate serow.1 chromosome 1, serow.2, whole genome shotgun sequence):
CACGCAGAGCTGTCCTGCCTTTTACAGAATTCCTTTCTGCATCAATGACTTATAGCAAGACCAGTTCAATCCAATTCAATTTCTCAACATTTCATTGAACACTTCTTGCTCTTGCTCATTctctaacttgtgtctgactctttgcgaccccatgggctgtagtctgccaggctcctctgtccacaggatcctccaggcaagaatactggagtgggttgccatttccttctccacaggtgcCTTATTGGCATTCATTGCAAGATGGTAAGAAATGTACAAAGCCCCTCCGTCTGTAATGAGAGTGGCTCCTCCTAGGGTTGTGCAGTGTATCACCATGGATATCAGCCTCGTGAGACAGATCCAGTTCAGAGGAACCCTAGCCCTGCCATTTCCTGGCTGTatgctgcctcagtttccacatttagGAAATTCAGCATTGGTGGGAAGATTCGAGAGAATGTGTGAAACTGCCTGGGGCACAAAGGATGCTCAGGGAGTAGTAGCAGAGACTGAGCCTAGGAAACCGTCACTGCTCTTCACGTCTCCCCTGACCCCCGACtacccacctccccacccagccccaaGTACTAGGACCCCCAAGCTGAGAGTGCAGACTTACACTGGTAACAGTGTCACCACTGAATTCAGTCACAGACTTGATGCCCTTGAAAGTCGTCACCAGTTTATTATCACCTTCCAGCTGAACCACCGCCTGTAGGGGACAGAAGAAATAGCCTGTGAGGAGGGGTCCAAGAGGGAGTAACTCTCTCGCTAATGAGATTGGCTCTCTGGCATGGGACTCTGCTTACAGCAACCAAACCCCCTTCCCTGGCTCTGAACAGAAGTGAGGTCATGTAAGAACTGAAGAAAACGGCAGGGCTTCTTTTGTCAGACTTTTCATTTATGGGCTGGGATCCAGGAGTTAGCATAGGATGGCTAAGAGGTCTCAAATCAAACactaaaataaaatcaagtaaCAATTCTCCAAGTTAATGGAGGGAGAAAGTAATAAGATTCCAAACACCGGCCGTTTGGGAGAACACCTGTCTTGGTTTTGTGTTACGTTATGTTATTCCTTCTAGCACCTTCATCTTTCCTCTTGTGGTCTCCTTTTCACACATCCGGGGAGACGTAACGGAAACCCAGCAGGGAGCAGAAGATACTGGCCAAGGTTAAAATTTGCCTCCAAGATGGACAGCTGGAAAGGGCCATGACAGCTTGCCCCTTACTGTAGGCGGATAAGAGAGTTTCCCTTCTAAAATTTATCATAGGTTTCCTGACCTGtaatgttttatctggggaagcAGAAGTCAAGAGCCActagaaaaggttaaaaaaaaaaaaaaaaaagaccaatggTTGTGCTGAGATAGATGCACAAAGTTTTCTGGGGTCGGGGATGCTGGGGGAGAGAAGTGAGGATCTCTTCTCGGTGGTATTGGTGACGCTAGTATTGGCATGTGGGGTTTGGGAGGGAGGAATAGAGACCCTTTGTGAGGGGCACCCCCTTGCCTGGATCTCCCTGCCACCCCCTGCCCACCACTCACACATCCTACCCCCAGCTTGAGTTGCATACCTTATCCACAGCCCAGTAGAGGTGATGCTAGCTTACCCACTATCTTTGCTCTGGGAAGTGActgtgcccatttcacagatgaggtagTGAAGACCAGGAGTCACTGACCAACCTGCAAGTCTTGATCTGAAGGCCTGCCTGGGGCCTTGGTTCTCTGGTATAGCCAGCACCTCCTTCAGGAAGTCCCTCCCCATGAGCACCAGCTCTAGGCTCAGCAAAGCCATTTCTTTAGGCTGAGGGATGAACTGAGGGCTCTATTAAGGTTTTGCACTGACTCCCACTTGCTTGTTTCTGGGCCTGGGAGAATCTGAATCTTAGACTCCTGCTCCGGGCCTAGTTCCCCCATACCCTCCACATGGGAGAGCTCAAATTctcctctagtcaaagctatggtttttccagtagtcatgtatggatattagagttggaccataaagaagactgagtgccaaaaaattgatgcttttgaactgtagtgctggagaagactcttgagcgtcccttagagtgcacagagatcaaaccagtccatcctaaaggaaatcagtcctgaatattcattggaaggactgatgctgaagctgaagctccaatactttggccatctgatgtgaagagccaactcttgggaaaagaccctgatgctgggaaagactgaaggcaagaggagaagggggctacagaagatgagatggttggatggcatcactgacttcaaaggacaaactcagggagatagtgaaggacaggggagccaggtgtgctgaagtccatggggtcacaaagagtcggacgtgactgagcaactgaacagcaataacagaTTCTCAGGCCAGAGTTCCTCCAGGAGGTCCCAGGAAACTGACACCTTCCCTAAGAGCTTCTTTCTCAAGagctggtttatttatttatttttaattggaggataattgctttacaacattgtgttttttgcttgtgtgttcagtcactcagttgtgtctgactctgcaacaccatagactatagcctgccaggctcctctgtccatgggacttcccagacatgaatactggagtgggttgccatttcttcctgacccagggatcgaacctgcgtctcctatgtcccctgcattgctggtggattctttatccactgaaccATGTGGAGACAGtattgtcttggtttctgctATCTGCCTTTTCACCCCAGCTGTGGGTTCAGAGATAGGGTCTCAGCAGTAGGAATTGTGAGCTGGGAGCCTTGAGGGAGGAAGCCTGGGGCCAGGCTCCAGGAAAAGTTCTGGAAGCAGAGGGTGACTGGAGGGGGTGCCTCATACCTTGATCTTCTCCCCAGTCATGAACTCCATCTCACACTCCTCCCCCAAGGTGAACTCATTCTGGATGACTTTGGAGCCAGCGGTGATGATGAACTTGAAGTGCTTCCCATTCTGCACGATTTCCGACACCCCCTTGACATCCTTCCCCTTCTGGATGATGTCATCGGGCATCCCTGGAGGGAAGCATTGAAGGTTTAGGGGTGGGTAGAAGTGGGAGTGGggcatcctggtggctcagtcggtagagaatctgcctacagtgcaggagacccaggttggatccctgggctgggaagatcacctggagaaggaaatggttacccaccccagtattcttgcctgcagagtcccaaggacagaggaccctggtggctgACAGTCCATGGGAGTGGAACCACTAAACAGCAGAGGTGGGACCTGCAAGCTGGTGGTCACAAGAGAAACCCCGTGGTGAGAAGGGGGAGGAGAGATCCCTGAGGCCTTGGCACTTCCTGGAGCCCTGTGAGCAAACTGAGCTTCGACCTCTGAAAGGGAAGGTCAGTGGCCTGACTTGGCCTGACCTCAGGTGCCCACTATCTTGCCAGTTTGGtttgttaaaagaagaaaaaatcactTCTCTGCCTTGGGGAAGCTTTCCTCGTCTGAGCACCTGCTTCTTACTCGCTCTCCCTCCTCCGTCCTCCCTGTTTAAAGCTCAGAGACTTTGCTCTTTGAGACtaagtatttttttcctccacacTCAGGGTGACCATCAGCTTGTCTCCCAAGCCAGGTCCCTCCTGAGAGTGAAAGGGAAGCTCTTAAAAATTATGccaggatgggagggagattcaagggGAAAGGGATATACAtgcacttatggctgattcatgctgatgtatgacagaaaccaacactacattgtaaagcaattatcctccaataaaaaaaattaattaaaaaattattcaggGACAAGAGGCATCACAGCGGAATCGTGCCTGGCAAGCCTATGCCCCCCATCCCTACCTCCACCTCTGCCATCAAGGCTTTTAAGGAAGATGGACCAGGAGTCCCTTCTCTGGGGCCAGAGTGTGGTGAATATCAGAGTCCCAGTGCTGTCATatgaactgaggctcaggaaaacCCGGTGCACTGACAGTGATGGGGAGGCTCCTGTTGCCAGGTGAGGGGTGCAGGGACAAGAGGTGTTGTGTTGTGTCCTACAGGAGAAGATCCCAGCTCTCAGCCGCCCCAAAAGGCTTCTTATCTCTGCCTTTGCTATCTTTCCCACCGCCTCCTGCTCAGCCCTCTTCCTTGTCTCCCCACCCCATTTGCTTCCTCCCGCGGTAGCACaatctcctcctccagcccccaggggACACCTTCTCATCTCCCAAGGCCCAAGGCTCACCTTCGCTCCTACCAAGCCTTCCCCTGACACCCCCCCACGGCCGCCACATCCTCCTGTAAGTGACTcagtggggtgggtgggtgaCAGGGATTTAAAGAGGGGTCCCTGGGAACTAGTGCTGGCTTTATATGTCAACTCGGTTTGGGATTATGATCTGTGTGACCCCGGTTGGCATTAGTTGCTCTTTCAAGGCCTTCATTGCcttgcctgtaaaatgggaaaaataatagtgCCGAGCTCAGAGTTTTTGGTGAGGACTCAacctggtggctcatacagtaaagaatcggcctgctatgcgggagacctaggttcgatccctgggtccagaagatcccctggagaagggaatggcaacccactccagtattcttgcctggagaattccatggacagaggaacctggcaggccacagtccacgaggttgaaaagagttggacacgactgaatgagagGAAGCTAACAACAGGAAGTTGCCTGTCTGGGGCTTTAGCACGAGGTCTGGCGCTGAGTCAACACTCAGGACACATTAGGAGAGGCTATGTTgcattcatttcttctcttttttctttctccaaattgTGACCTTGGAAATGTGGCTCATTATCTGTCTTTGCGGTATCTGCTCAGCACAGCACTCTGCTCAGCGTAGCACTCTGCTCAGCTTAGCACTCTGCTTAGCGTGTGGTTGGCCTTGAATCAAAGTTAGTTAGAAGAATGAAGaaaggaatgagtgagtgaatgaacatGGTCACTCAGTGAGGTGGCCGTGGAGGCGGCTTCAGTCTAGATCAGATCTTAGTTCAGTGCCATTCCCACTTTCCTAAGGCACAGTCTTGTCCAGGGAGGAATAGCCCCAAACTGCACAGGGAACCTGCAGAACATGATTCCAAATCTGCATGAAGCTTGAACTGCTCCTCCTGTCTGACTTCAGGACCCTGACTGGCCACCACCTGCAGGGCCAAGCCTTCATGGCCGTGATCCCCAGCCTTGGCCCAGCACTCACCGACTGCCTTCATGAAGGCCTCGTAGTTCTCCTGGGTCTGGACTTGGTATTTGCCGGAGAAGTTCATGGTGGCGGTGAGGCTCTCTTCACAGCTGATCCAACAGCTCTTCTGGCAGGGCTGCCAGTGTGGGCTGGTGTGGGCTAATTTATAGGGGGCTCCTTCCTCTCCAAAAGTCGGTCACAAGTCATCAGCTGTCGTCTCCTTTATGGCCAGGGTCAAACATTAACTCTTGAGAGCAATGGTCAACGATAAAAAACAGGATGGGCCTGGCAGCAGATTGCTCCAATTCAGCAAACATTGGTGAGTGTCAATCAGGTGCAAAGCCCTACAGCCCTGCAGCCTTTAAGGTGCTACTTTcctgtgaagtgtgtgtgtgtgtgtgtgtgtgtgtgtgtgtgtgcgcgcgcgcgcgtgcatacattcctattgttgttgtttagtcgctcagttgtttccgactctttgtgaccccatggactgtaccccaccagcttcctccgtccatgggatttcccaggtaagaatactgaagtgggttgccatctccttctccaggcaatcttcccaacccagggatcaaaccctggtctcctgcattggcaggcagattctttaccactgagccaccagagaagcccatacatACCTATACACACAAACCTGCATGTGTTTGCATGTTCACATGTATGTATACacgtatacatgtgtgtgtgtgtgtgtgtgtgtgtgtgtgttggggtctAAATCTAGATGCTCCAAGAAAAATACCAAAGAATCCCTTCAGTCTCAAAATGTCACTTTAGTTACATAAACTTTCGATCTCTtcccatctttaaaaatttttttaaattaatttattagaggataattgctttatagtattatGTTAGTTTACATACTGTACACTAAGTTGCTGGACAACatcgtgaatcagctgtaagtacacatatatcccctctttcttaagcccacccctctaggtcatcacagagcactgagctgagcttcctgtactatacagcagcttccctttAGCTGtctattttgcacatggtagtgtatatatatgttaatgctactctctcagttcgtccccactctccttcccccactatgTCCATAAAGTCTTCCCATCTTTTTCTTCAGACAAACTTAGTTTTTACAAACCTGTCAGCAGCCCCTAGAGCTGCTTTGTATTCTGGGAATCTCTCCTTGATGCCCACAGGTGCACAGTCTCCTTTCGGAAGTGCAAAAGGATACCTTTAAATCAGACATGTGGAAACTGAGATGCATTTAATTAGCCAGAGACTAGTTAGGAGAAAGAAGAGGGTAGGACCTCCTGGATCAACTGAACCTATCGGGGTATCCATGCCTCCCTGTTGGCTTCCACGGGGCTCCCTCTGCCTCACTTTTCTTCTCCCCTTGGTCATCTTCTCTGTGAATCCTCTGGGCTCAGAGAGCACGTTGCAAATATCTATATTCTCATTCctactgggattttttttctctaagtccTCTTTTCCACTGTACATTTTTTTTGGTATTCCCAACACACAGGCACATAGTCAACGTCCAGTGAATGATGAGTCAGCAAATAGAAACGGTCAGCAGACAATGAGGCCACCTTGTTTCTCgttaaataaaaacaagagatAGAGTAGTCAGGTTGGTCTGCCCTATCAAACTACTGAATCGTTGGGGCTGGGCAGCCAGGagattggtgtgtgtgtgtgtgtgtgtgtgtgtgtgtgtgttacagatTTGCGCCTGGCTGAAAGTTTAGCATGGGCGGATGTGAATAGGGCTGGTACTGTGGACCCCAGGTCCAAGAGCCAGTGACAGTCTTCCCACCCCTGtggtctctctcccttctctgcagTCCTGGTCTGCCATTCCAGCTCGAGTCTGAGTGGATGGTGGGAGATTTCAGGCAGAGCTCTCTCTGTTTGCTGGATAGTTCTCTCCCCTGCTGGGGGATCCTATCTGGTCTTACTTGTAGCATAGTCACCAAGGTGCTCACTTTCTCATCTGCCAAACTGGCAGCCCTCCCCACCAGAACTCTGCACCCCAGAACTTGCTGGGCTGCTGGGCCATCTGCTCCGCAAGCCTAGAAGCCCTCAGGTTCTGACTGTGCATGAGGTAGGGGACCCGTGAGTAGCTGAGGACTCATGACAGGGGACACCGGTGCCCCAGAGCAAGACTAACAGGGTGTGTCAGCCCGTGGTAATGGTGCGTTCCCTTACCTCCAGCCCTCTCACAATACTTTCCCAAACTTCCAGAGTTCAGACCTGTTGATCCAGCAGAGCACCTTAGAAGTCCACGTGCTCATGCCAGAGCCTGGCTTTCCTGGCAGGTGCCCTAGCATACATCCTGCCACGGGGAGATCACTACCTACCGAGCAGTGTGGGCAGGCGGTAGTGGCTGACGTGCCCGAGGATCTGGCACGAGTAAACCTTTTCCTTCAAGTGCAGAGGCGGGCTCTGCTCTGCCCTCCCTCTGACAGTGCCTGGGACACAATGTGCTTTCCAGGCCACAAGTCAGCACGGTCCCTGGAGAACGTTAAGCAGCAGACTTGTATGCTGAGAACTCACAGCCATTTTTAGTCACCATGAATGCCCTGCCACTGGGATGGAAGTGGGGAAAATGGCTCAGAGAGGATGACGGCACAGCCTCCGCTTGTCTTGTTCTGAACTTTAATTGTgtgagtcacttagttgtgtccaaccctttgccactgtatggactatagctcaccgggctcctctgttcatggaatcctccaggcaaaaatactggagtgagttgccatgccttcctcaagggaatcctcccaacctgacccagggattgaacccaggtctcctgcactacaggcagattctttaccatcttagccaccggGAAACCTTAGGTTCCTTTAAATATGTCTCATTGTACTGAGGGTCTCCACCAGGTGGGACGATGGTTTTtgagggagggtgggggtgggatatGTAAGGAAGTAaacggagaagggcatggcaacccagtccagtattcttgcctggagaatcccatgggcagaggagaggagcctgatgtcctacagttcatggggtctcaaagagttggatacgactgaagcaactgaacacacacacacacaaagaagtaaAATCCATTATCTCAAGAACTGGAATCAGAATTCATCTCAGAGaggaaactctgtgtgtgtgtgtgtgtgtgtgtgtgtgtgtgtgtgtgtgtgtaagacagAGACAATGATCAGATAAGCTGCTTGGGAGAGAGAGCAAGGGAGCTGGGGAGGTGTTCAGTGAGGCTGAGATGATGAAGCAGGGCTGTGCTGATCAGGAGATGTAGAGAGAGACACTGGTTgcatcttctttctctctcctggatGGTTGGAGAGAGGAGAGAACAGGGCAGCATGCAGAAAGGAGAGGGGCCAGCAAGAGGGTATGGGGTGACAGGTCACTAAGGCACCCCCAGGCACAGGGAGGTTTCTAGGAGGACTGACGTTGAATCTGAAGCTGCTTATTTGCTGCCAAGTGAATCCCCATCCATCTTTCTTTAATTATCTCTCCAGCTACCTCCATGTTACAGTAAAGTATAATTCTTGCATCAGTAGATGTGCAAGAGGAAAATGATGAGGGGCTGAGCTTCACTTCTGGGTTGATATAATGGAGCCAAGACGGCACAGTGAAAACAAGAAGTACTGAGAACAGCACCTGGTACTGAAAGCAAGAAATACTGAGAACAGCATGTGGTACTGAAAACGGTACCAGGAAGACCAGTGGCCAAGGGATGCAATCCCTCAGGGATCTCCCAAGATCTTAGGTTGGGTTTAGGAGAAATTCAAGCTAATTTTGTTCAAATCCCAGAGGACCATCCAATCTCTGCTGGCATCTGGGTTACATAGgctattgttgtttagctgctccgTCATACCTGACCCTCTGCAACctcggggactgtagcccaccaaactcctttcttcatgggattctccaggcaagagtactggagtggattgccatttccttctccctgggatcttcccaactcagggatcaaacccaaatcccctgcattggcaggcagattctttaccaccgagccatcagggaagtgcatGTAGGCTAATGCCCACAGGCTGACAGCTGGCATGTGTCTGTCTAATGACTGTGCGGTGGTTGAGCCTTGGCCTAAATTCATTTATACCTGAGACCTCCTCCCACCTTAAAACCCTCCCTGCTCTATCGGGAGGACTACTGGCAGTGCCCTGGACACACCACACTCTCGTATGCAGTCATGCCTGCCTAACACCCCTCCTCGGGCAAAAGGATACCTGACATAAATTCCACATCTGGACTCTCCCCTTAACCACGAAAGTCAAATGCCACACCCACAGCGCTGCTCAGTGGGCCCCAAGGTGGAGAGGGGGACAGAACATCATAAAATTTTCTTCATAGGGCAGGACAGTATCAGTCCCAGAGACTTCTCAGGAAGCCTGGATTGGCTACCTTTTCTGGTGTCTGAGGGAGAGCAGTGCCTAAGAACCAACTCCCTACCTGCCCTGCATTCCCTGCCTCCCCATCCAGGCAGCACTGAGTGTGACCGGCTCAGAAACTGGGCAAGGGGCTGGCCTAGCTGCTGGAGACCCTACAGCCCCCACGTGAAGGGACAGCCTGACAGAGGCATGTGGACTAAGACTGCAGATATGAACCAAGGACTTCTGCCCTCCCCCAGATGCAAGACAGGGAGCCTCTCAGGCCGCCCCTGATAGCCTGCTCTTggctactctgtgtgtgtgtgtgtgtgtgtgtgtgtgtcttgaagCCACAGAGATTAGTGGCCACTGCAAATTTTAACACTTGTAAATgttttccataaaattaaaaagggtAATGACATTTCTCACCCATGAGCTAAGTAAACACAAAAGGAGATAAGTCCAATTGTGATGACAAAGTTCAACTGGcttccaagaagaaaaaaaaaatgactcctATTTCACAGGCTCAGCTTCTGATTTTTGTCCACTCAGAGACTGCAGCCCCCTTCGAGCCCCACCAGACATTCTTTCTCCTTACTTTCCCTACTAGATGAGCAGTGTGGAGGCATGGGGGCAGGGACAGCCTCTTGGCAGCCAGAAGAAGACCGCCATTCATTTgaggccaagctcctctgcccttggatcTGACCCCAGGATGCCTGCAGCTCCAGTTTGCCCAATTTCCTGGGTGTTTTGGGAGATGCCACATGAGCCATACTTCTTTAGAGGCAGGGCTGCAGGAGGGGAAGGACTCGAGTTTGAGTCTAGCTCTCCTGGCTAACAGATGTGCGACCCTGAACAAAAGCACCGAGCTTCTCTGGGGCTCCACTTACTTATCTGTTGAATGATCCTGACAGTCTCTGCCTCCTGAAAACACGGTGTCAACCTGTGTCACCTTCAGGAATGTGAAGCTCCTATCAGAGGCAGGGGTCACAGCACTTTGCATCTGCTTCTGCTGGGTGTCCAGAGGTATCTCAGCTCAAGACCAACTTTTATGTTGATCTGACTTgaggacagggcttcccaggtggttcagtgttaaagaatccccgctgccaatgcaggagacgatgaaagttcgatccctgggtctggaagatcccctggaggaggacatgacaatccactccagtattcttccctgggaaatcccatagacagaggagcctggtgggctggctatagtccatggggttgcaaagagttggatgtgactgagcatacacacacacgcaaaacTTGAGGACAAgcttccttcccatctccctgggCCAGTGGGTAATGTCTCTAGCTGCTCCAGGCTCAGCTCACTGCTTACTGCTCCAACGTTCAGTTCGTACAGAGGTCCTGGCGTCaagggatttttctttcttttcttgcaaCCTCAGCTGTACATCAGAAACACTGTTATGGTTCAAGCAGCAGGTTCATCCTGAGGGAAGACTTCGTATCAGCTTCGTCGGCCATGTCATTGCTCCTGCAAGTCTCTTCTTTCTG
Coding sequences:
- the FABP1 gene encoding fatty acid-binding protein, liver, whose translation is MNFSGKYQVQTQENYEAFMKAVGMPDDIIQKGKDVKGVSEIVQNGKHFKFIITAGSKVIQNEFTLGEECEMEFMTGEKIKAVVQLEGDNKLVTTFKGIKSVTEFSGDTVTSTMTKGDIVFKRVSKRI